One genomic segment of Erysipelotrichaceae bacterium 66202529 includes these proteins:
- the dprA gene encoding DNA-protecting protein DprA, whose amino-acid sequence MREQLLCYAVRYNGDWNKMKQALNRQEAWECLPYAGSYVTIADAEYPQKLRRLACPPWILFYEGDIGLLNKAGCGIVGSREASAAGLRNCAQITTILKERFVIISGLAKGIDGQAHRSALDRATIGVIGCGLDVVYPREHAQLYAVMKKKQLVISEYPKGSRPYAYHFPWRNRLIAALSDAVIVVEARKRSGSLLTVNEALELDIPVYCVPHAYQDEAGVGCNLLISQGANILVDEEDVRLIF is encoded by the coding sequence ATGAGAGAACAGCTATTATGCTATGCCGTTCGTTATAACGGTGACTGGAACAAAATGAAACAGGCCTTGAACAGGCAGGAGGCATGGGAGTGTCTGCCCTATGCGGGAAGCTATGTGACGATTGCGGATGCGGAGTATCCACAGAAGCTGCGCAGACTTGCCTGTCCGCCATGGATACTATTTTATGAGGGGGATATCGGACTGCTGAACAAAGCGGGCTGCGGTATCGTGGGAAGCCGTGAGGCAAGTGCTGCAGGCTTGCGCAACTGTGCACAGATTACAACTATTTTAAAGGAACGCTTCGTCATTATTTCCGGGCTGGCGAAGGGAATCGATGGACAGGCGCATCGCAGTGCGCTGGATCGTGCAACCATCGGTGTGATCGGCTGCGGTCTGGATGTGGTGTATCCAAGGGAGCATGCCCAGCTTTACGCCGTGATGAAAAAAAAGCAGCTCGTGATCAGTGAGTACCCGAAGGGCTCTCGACCCTATGCGTATCATTTCCCCTGGCGCAACCGTCTGATTGCGGCGCTGAGCGATGCTGTCATCGTTGTGGAGGCACGAAAGCGCAGCGGCTCTCTGCTTACTGTCAATGAGGCTTTAGAGCTGGATATTCCTGTGTACTGTGTCCCGCATGCCTATCAGGATGAAGCAGGAGTTGGCTGTAATCTATTGATATCCCAGGGGGCAAATATCCTTGTGGATGAGGAGGACGTGCGGCTTATTTTTTAA
- a CDS encoding peptidase has translation MSVFQIILLVVVVLILVGLFAYLIRIVPQAKAYVVERLGAYHTTWNTGIHILVPFVDRVSNKVTLKEVVKDFAPQPVITKDNVTMQIDTVVYFQITDPKLYTYGVVGPITAIENLTATTLRNIIGDLELDETLTSRDIINTKMRAILDEATDPWGIKVNRVEVKNIIPPRDIQEAMEKQMRAERERRESILRAEGEKRSNILTAEGEKEAMVLRANAKKEAMIAEAEGQARAMERIYEAQARGIEMIKDANPTKEYLSLKSLETYEKMADGRATKIVVPSEMQNMASFLTSAREILVDDAAKDALDEVINPKKGK, from the coding sequence ATGAGTGTATTTCAGATTATACTGCTTGTAGTTGTTGTACTGATTCTGGTCGGGCTGTTTGCCTACCTCATCCGTATCGTGCCGCAGGCAAAGGCATATGTTGTGGAGCGGCTGGGTGCCTATCATACGACATGGAATACCGGAATTCATATTCTGGTTCCGTTTGTGGATCGTGTTTCCAATAAGGTAACACTGAAAGAGGTTGTGAAGGATTTTGCCCCGCAGCCGGTTATCACTAAGGATAATGTAACGATGCAGATTGACACGGTTGTGTATTTTCAGATAACCGATCCAAAGCTGTATACGTATGGAGTTGTCGGGCCAATTACAGCAATTGAAAATCTGACAGCTACTACACTGCGTAATATTATCGGTGATCTGGAGCTGGATGAAACGCTGACCTCCCGTGATATTATCAATACGAAGATGCGTGCGATTCTGGATGAGGCAACAGATCCATGGGGTATTAAGGTAAACCGTGTAGAGGTGAAAAACATCATTCCGCCACGCGATATCCAGGAAGCCATGGAAAAGCAGATGCGTGCAGAGCGTGAACGCCGTGAATCCATCCTGCGTGCAGAGGGTGAAAAACGAAGCAACATTCTGACTGCTGAGGGTGAAAAAGAGGCGATGGTTCTTCGTGCTAACGCAAAGAAGGAAGCGATGATTGCGGAAGCAGAAGGGCAGGCACGTGCTATGGAGCGTATTTATGAAGCACAGGCCCGTGGTATTGAAATGATTAAGGATGCCAATCCGACGAAGGAATATCTGAGCTTGAAGAGTCTGGAAACCTATGAGAAAATGGCAGATGGCAGAGCTACAAAGATTGTAGTACCAAGCGAAATGCAGAATATGGCCTCCTTCCTGACAAGTGCCAGAGAGATTCTGGTGGATGATGCAGCGAAGGATGCACTGGATGAGGTTATAAACCCGAAAAAAGGAAAATAA
- a CDS encoding NfeD family protein — MVLIWIAICVGAVLVELLTPTALISIWFAVGGVIGALTALINLPLWVQIVCFVVVSLVSMLIVRPIASRYLRGNTIPTNADRFIGEIAQVTKAVTKDEWGEVKVNGTMWHAVPVEDEPIQEGAKVKVVAIEGAKLLVKRVSER, encoded by the coding sequence ATGGTACTGATCTGGATTGCCATTTGCGTAGGTGCGGTTCTTGTAGAGCTGCTGACACCTACTGCATTGATTTCCATATGGTTTGCCGTGGGTGGTGTGATTGGAGCCCTGACAGCTTTGATCAATCTTCCGCTATGGGTGCAGATCGTATGCTTTGTTGTTGTATCACTTGTCAGTATGCTGATTGTGCGTCCAATCGCCTCGCGTTATCTCAGAGGTAATACGATACCTACCAACGCCGATCGTTTCATCGGTGAAATTGCACAGGTAACCAAGGCTGTGACGAAGGATGAATGGGGCGAGGTAAAGGTCAATGGCACGATGTGGCATGCGGTTCCGGTGGAGGATGAACCCATACAGGAAGGCGCAAAGGTCAAGGTTGTCGCTATTGAAGGCGCCAAGCTGCTTGTAAAAAGAGTAAGCGAAAGATAG
- a CDS encoding ribonuclease HII, giving the protein MQTANEYEQAWWQQGKTCIVGIDEAGRGPIAGPLVVAAVAFPPGYFHEEIYDSKKLSDKKRRALFQDVIHQAQEYHIAIIEPAIIDELNIYRATQNAMQTLSEQFSMADGVLTDAMPLPGNTKDVISLVKGDQKSVSIAAASILAKVTRDCIMEAYDKQYPQYGFARHKGYPTKAHIEALHTYGVVKGLYRESYGPVAAMRQLVLDI; this is encoded by the coding sequence ATGCAGACAGCGAATGAGTATGAGCAGGCCTGGTGGCAGCAGGGAAAAACGTGTATCGTCGGAATCGATGAAGCAGGCAGAGGGCCTATTGCCGGGCCGCTGGTCGTTGCGGCAGTTGCCTTTCCACCCGGCTATTTCCATGAGGAAATCTACGACTCCAAGAAGCTGAGTGATAAGAAGCGAAGAGCTCTTTTTCAGGATGTGATTCATCAGGCACAGGAATACCATATTGCCATCATTGAGCCGGCTATCATAGATGAGCTGAATATTTACCGTGCCACGCAGAATGCGATGCAAACGCTGAGTGAGCAGTTTTCCATGGCAGATGGGGTATTAACCGATGCCATGCCACTGCCTGGCAATACAAAGGATGTGATTTCACTTGTCAAGGGGGATCAGAAAAGCGTCAGTATTGCGGCGGCCAGCATTCTGGCCAAGGTGACAAGGGACTGTATCATGGAGGCGTATGATAAGCAGTATCCCCAATACGGCTTTGCTCGGCATAAGGGGTATCCGACAAAGGCGCATATCGAGGCGCTGCATACGTATGGTGTGGTTAAGGGCTTGTACCGTGAAAGCTATGGCCCGGTGGCAGCGATGCGGCAGCTGGTACTGGATATTTAA
- the ylqF gene encoding ribosome biogenesis GTPase YlqF has product MADDKIRIQWFPGHMTKAKREMQEKLSMVDMVIELRDARIPNASKNPMIEELCQNKPRLIVLSKKDKADAAATALWCKQLRNETTRVVALDILKENIIPKIVEQSQLLMQAKIERMKRRGIRPRAIRAMVVGVPNVGKSTFINRISKKKVAVTGDRPGVTRALQWSKVNQSLELLDTPGVLWPKFEDETVGVLLAITGAIRDEILPLEEIAAWAMRYLIAQHPDALQKRYELAVCDDPYEMLERIARKRGFMRKDEMDEKRTIETFLRELRDDKLGAITWEMPDADSE; this is encoded by the coding sequence ATGGCGGATGATAAAATACGCATTCAGTGGTTTCCCGGTCATATGACCAAGGCGAAGCGGGAAATGCAGGAAAAGCTGAGCATGGTGGATATGGTGATTGAGCTGCGGGATGCCCGGATACCCAACGCCAGTAAAAACCCGATGATTGAAGAGCTTTGCCAAAACAAGCCGAGGCTGATCGTGCTGTCGAAAAAGGATAAGGCAGATGCAGCGGCAACGGCTTTGTGGTGCAAACAGCTGCGCAATGAAACTACGCGGGTGGTGGCTCTTGATATACTGAAAGAAAACATCATACCGAAAATTGTTGAACAAAGCCAGCTGCTTATGCAGGCGAAGATTGAGCGTATGAAGCGCAGAGGCATTCGTCCGCGCGCCATTCGCGCCATGGTTGTCGGAGTGCCGAATGTGGGGAAATCCACCTTTATCAACCGGATTTCCAAAAAGAAGGTGGCAGTGACGGGAGATCGTCCGGGCGTAACCAGAGCCCTGCAGTGGTCAAAGGTGAATCAAAGCCTGGAGCTGCTGGATACTCCGGGTGTCCTGTGGCCGAAGTTCGAGGATGAAACCGTTGGTGTGCTGCTGGCAATCACCGGAGCGATACGGGATGAAATCCTGCCGCTGGAGGAGATTGCGGCATGGGCGATGCGGTATTTGATTGCACAGCATCCGGACGCATTGCAGAAACGCTATGAGCTTGCAGTTTGTGATGATCCGTATGAAATGCTGGAGCGGATTGCGAGAAAGCGCGGCTTTATGCGTAAGGATGAAATGGATGAGAAGCGGACGATTGAAACCTTCCTGCGGGAATTGCGGGATGATAAGCTCGGCGCGATTACATGGGAGATGCCGGATGCAGACAGCGAATGA
- the lepB gene encoding signal peptidase I → MNKRKRTRSRLDIVYTILDFLRLILITVVAAVVILVFVARKEEVKGTSMYPTLQEGESVIINMAANYVGDIKRFDVVVAREYRSDDLWVKRVIGLPGETISYREGVLYVDGNKVAEPFLDKSYVEQVKSRTNTKYFTQDYTSEKLGRDEYLLVGDNRNESLDSRNEAVGPFKREQIIARGVFVYKPFSKARYVGNGG, encoded by the coding sequence ATGAACAAACGTAAAAGAACCAGAAGCAGGCTGGATATCGTTTATACCATCCTTGACTTTCTCCGGTTGATTCTGATTACCGTGGTAGCGGCCGTCGTCATTCTAGTCTTTGTGGCGCGCAAGGAGGAGGTAAAGGGAACCTCCATGTATCCGACCCTGCAGGAAGGGGAATCGGTCATAATCAATATGGCAGCCAATTATGTCGGTGATATCAAACGCTTTGATGTGGTGGTGGCCAGAGAGTATCGAAGTGATGATCTGTGGGTCAAGCGTGTCATCGGCTTACCGGGAGAGACGATCAGCTACCGTGAGGGTGTGCTGTATGTCGATGGAAATAAGGTAGCGGAGCCGTTTCTGGATAAAAGCTATGTAGAGCAGGTAAAAAGCAGGACGAATACAAAGTATTTTACACAGGATTATACATCGGAAAAGCTGGGCAGGGATGAATATCTGTTAGTTGGCGATAATCGCAATGAATCACTGGATTCGAGAAATGAAGCTGTCGGGCCGTTTAAACGGGAACAGATCATTGCCAGAGGTGTATTCGTGTATAAGCCGTTTTCGAAAGCGAGGTATGTAGGCAATGGCGGATGA
- the lepB gene encoding signal peptidase I, giving the protein MRKLEKDRHRADEKESLSGVIFSNLFSLLKIFLVCFILVYLTANYLVRPMRVQGGSMYPTLKTGEFGFGNAFSGHFQEIKRGDIVIVYEKEKTHTYWIKRVIGLPGERIRASGDTIYINDNALKEPYLENDYAESIRLTENYKFTDDFDEVQLGDDEYFLMGDNRYASKDSRVMGPFQRSDIKAVDFFIVLPFTKMRVAE; this is encoded by the coding sequence ATGCGGAAGCTGGAGAAGGACAGACACAGAGCGGACGAAAAAGAATCACTGTCAGGTGTGATTTTTTCCAATCTGTTTTCTCTGCTGAAAATATTTCTTGTCTGTTTCATTCTCGTATATCTGACAGCCAATTATCTTGTACGGCCCATGCGCGTGCAGGGAGGCAGCATGTATCCTACGCTGAAGACTGGTGAATTTGGGTTTGGCAATGCGTTTTCCGGTCATTTTCAGGAGATCAAGCGTGGAGATATCGTTATTGTATATGAGAAAGAAAAAACGCATACGTATTGGATCAAGCGTGTCATCGGTCTGCCGGGGGAACGAATCCGTGCCAGTGGAGATACGATTTATATCAATGATAATGCATTGAAGGAGCCCTATCTGGAAAATGATTATGCTGAAAGCATCCGGCTGACGGAAAATTATAAATTCACAGATGATTTTGATGAAGTGCAGTTGGGTGATGATGAATATTTTCTGATGGGCGATAATCGCTATGCAAGCAAGGATTCCCGTGTCATGGGCCCTTTTCAGCGAAGCGATATTAAGGCAGTGGACTTTTTTATCGTACTGCCGTTTACGAAAATGAGAGTGGCGGAATAA
- the rplS gene encoding 50S ribosomal protein L19, whose protein sequence is MNMQLVNEVTKSQLKKDVPFFKSGSTVRVHVKIKEGDKSRIQVFEGLVIAKQGGGINEVFTVRKISNQIGVERTFPIHSPIVEKIEVVRNGKVRRNKLFYLRGRSGKASRIKEVR, encoded by the coding sequence ATGAACATGCAGTTAGTAAATGAAGTAACAAAATCACAATTGAAGAAAGATGTTCCATTCTTTAAATCCGGAAGTACCGTTCGTGTACACGTTAAGATCAAAGAGGGTGACAAATCCCGTATCCAGGTATTCGAGGGATTGGTTATCGCAAAGCAGGGTGGAGGAATCAACGAAGTTTTCACTGTTCGTAAAATCTCAAACCAGATCGGTGTAGAAAGAACATTCCCGATTCATTCTCCAATTGTTGAAAAAATCGAAGTTGTACGTAACGGTAAGGTTAGAAGAAATAAATTATTCTACTTACGCGGACGTTCTGGTAAGGCTTCTCGTATCAAAGAAGTTCGTTAA
- the trmD gene encoding tRNA (guanosine(37)-N1)-methyltransferase TrmD: MKITVLTLFPEFFDSFRTTSIIKRALEQQLVDFETIDFRSFTTDKHNHVDDTPCGGGQGMVLSCQPIVDCLKTVRSEDSFVIMMTPQGKRFDQQLAHQFASEIKHLIILCGHYEGFDERIRSFVDMEVSLGDFVLTGGEGAALVISDAVIRLLDHVIKEESHSDDSFENGLLEYPQYTRPIEYEGMRVPDVLLSGHHANIRKWRLKESLKRTMEKRPDLLENRVYTKEEVKLMEEIRLEKTGQDK; encoded by the coding sequence ATGAAAATAACAGTGCTGACACTGTTTCCTGAATTTTTTGACAGCTTTCGCACAACATCTATTATCAAGCGTGCACTGGAACAGCAGCTGGTGGATTTTGAAACGATTGATTTTCGTTCCTTTACTACAGATAAACATAATCATGTGGATGATACACCATGCGGTGGCGGGCAGGGGATGGTTTTATCGTGTCAGCCAATCGTGGACTGTCTGAAAACTGTGCGCAGTGAGGATTCCTTTGTTATCATGATGACACCGCAGGGAAAACGCTTTGATCAGCAGCTCGCTCACCAATTCGCTTCTGAAATCAAGCATCTGATTATTCTTTGCGGACATTATGAGGGCTTCGATGAGAGAATCCGTTCCTTTGTGGATATGGAGGTATCCCTCGGGGATTTCGTGCTGACAGGAGGGGAAGGTGCTGCTCTGGTTATTTCCGATGCCGTCATACGATTGCTGGATCATGTGATTAAGGAAGAAAGTCACAGTGATGATTCCTTTGAAAACGGTTTGCTGGAATATCCGCAGTATACACGTCCGATTGAATACGAAGGCATGAGAGTGCCGGATGTACTCCTGAGCGGACATCATGCGAATATTCGTAAATGGCGGCTGAAGGAATCATTAAAACGCACGATGGAAAAGCGTCCAGATCTGCTGGAAAATCGTGTATATACAAAAGAGGAAGTAAAGCTTATGGAGGAAATCAGGCTGGAAAAAACCGGACAGGATAAATAA
- the rimM gene encoding ribosome maturation factor RimM gives MKNINIGMLVNTHGLRGEVKIKVLTDFPQLRFHKGATVHLQLPTGELDLCVTGVRESKGQLLVKFEGYDDINQVEAWKGSMLTIREDELQELDAYEAYYYELQDAAVYTMDGALLGTVTEIIETGANAVLRVKTADKDILIPFVRAFVKEFDRKAKVMKVELLEGLL, from the coding sequence ATGAAAAATATCAATATCGGTATGCTTGTTAATACACACGGTCTGCGTGGTGAAGTAAAAATCAAGGTTTTAACGGATTTTCCCCAGCTGCGTTTTCACAAGGGGGCCACTGTGCATCTGCAGCTGCCAACAGGTGAACTGGATTTGTGCGTCACTGGCGTTCGGGAAAGCAAGGGACAGCTGCTTGTAAAGTTTGAGGGCTACGACGATATCAATCAGGTAGAAGCCTGGAAGGGCAGTATGCTGACAATTCGGGAGGACGAGCTGCAGGAGCTGGATGCATATGAGGCATACTATTATGAGCTGCAGGATGCTGCTGTATATACGATGGATGGAGCACTCCTGGGCACTGTTACGGAAATCATTGAAACCGGGGCAAATGCAGTGCTGCGTGTAAAGACTGCGGATAAGGATATCCTGATTCCCTTTGTCAGAGCCTTTGTAAAGGAATTTGACCGTAAGGCCAAGGTGATGAAGGTGGAGCTGTTGGAGGGACTGCTATGA
- a CDS encoding KH domain-containing protein, producing MIDYEKVLLDLVTPMVEDKTNVSVKMMPTLEDNEILLYVYANSDDVARLIGRRGMMASSIRQMMSVASRKEDKRVTIKFESY from the coding sequence ATGATCGATTACGAAAAAGTATTGTTGGATCTTGTAACACCGATGGTTGAAGATAAGACCAATGTTTCTGTCAAAATGATGCCGACACTGGAGGATAACGAAATTCTGCTGTATGTGTATGCAAACAGTGATGATGTTGCCCGCCTGATCGGTCGTCGCGGAATGATGGCTTCTTCTATTCGTCAGATGATGTCTGTAGCATCAAGAAAAGAAGATAAGAGAGTTACCATCAAGTTTGAATCATATTAG
- the rpsP gene encoding 30S ribosomal protein S16: protein MAVKLRLKRMGSKRKPFYRIVAADSRAPRDGRFIEIIGTYNPTTNPASVVLNEELATKWLKEGAQPSDTVRNILSKEGIMKRLHEEKNAK, encoded by the coding sequence ATGGCTGTAAAATTAAGATTAAAGAGAATGGGCTCCAAGAGAAAGCCTTTCTACAGAATTGTCGCTGCGGATTCCCGCGCACCTAGAGATGGACGTTTTATCGAGATTATCGGTACCTATAACCCAACAACAAATCCTGCAAGTGTCGTGCTGAACGAAGAACTGGCTACTAAGTGGCTGAAGGAAGGAGCACAGCCTTCTGATACTGTTCGCAACATTCTTTCTAAAGAAGGAATCATGAAACGTCTGCACGAAGAAAAAAACGCTAAGTAA
- a CDS encoding GNAT family N-acetyltransferase, producing the protein MKTEICKEKYAASMCSMAASSEEQNRSLQRDLKNQMLSLKQCYVMLHDEQVIARAVIDTERSYIAYLTLEAMSQKEADAFVEDIVDRLDRSREWRVDLYTDKQHHALVYHALKRWFPLEFKRESYTVKTREQAQAYRFIPAKQLAHRDLLELMAKASATTLDANLQREQKSLGLYPAVEQQAEELLEDAESDILFQVLLIAGKAAGFISVTRLLDEVGGIGYIGVHPDVQGRQYGTVLLKKAMDMAWRHNIHKLIGDIDVHNFAIRENLLRAGFLLDCGQSIFLLEKQI; encoded by the coding sequence ATGAAAACAGAAATTTGTAAAGAGAAGTATGCAGCCTCCATGTGCTCCATGGCTGCCAGCAGCGAGGAACAAAACCGCTCACTGCAAAGAGATTTAAAAAATCAGATGCTGTCATTGAAGCAGTGCTATGTGATGCTTCATGATGAACAGGTGATAGCCAGAGCTGTTATTGATACCGAAAGATCTTATATCGCCTATCTTACACTGGAGGCGATGTCGCAAAAGGAAGCGGATGCCTTTGTGGAGGATATTGTCGATCGTCTGGATCGCAGCAGGGAGTGGAGAGTGGATCTGTATACCGATAAGCAGCATCATGCACTTGTCTATCATGCTTTAAAACGATGGTTTCCATTGGAATTTAAACGGGAGAGCTATACCGTAAAAACAAGGGAACAAGCACAAGCATATCGCTTTATACCGGCAAAGCAGCTTGCGCACAGGGACTTGCTGGAGCTGATGGCAAAAGCGAGTGCGACAACGCTGGACGCCAATCTGCAAAGAGAGCAGAAATCGCTGGGGCTGTATCCGGCAGTGGAGCAGCAGGCAGAGGAGCTGCTGGAGGATGCAGAAAGTGATATACTGTTTCAGGTGCTGCTGATTGCGGGAAAGGCGGCAGGCTTTATCAGCGTTACCAGATTGCTGGATGAAGTAGGCGGTATCGGATATATCGGTGTTCATCCGGATGTACAGGGCAGGCAGTATGGGACAGTTCTGCTGAAAAAAGCGATGGATATGGCATGGCGTCATAATATACATAAGCTGATTGGGGATATTGATGTTCATAATTTTGCGATTCGGGAAAACCTGCTGCGTGCCGGCTTCTTGCTGGATTGCGGACAGAGCATCTTCCTGCTGGAAAAGCAAATATGA
- a CDS encoding sigma-70 family RNA polymerase sigma factor, which translates to MRMYADMTFEDVMCTYADTVTRLALLRMGNRQDAQDIFQNVFLKLYTQKMEFRDAQHIKAWLIQTTIHTCIDEQRKFWRRHRTRLDEAFCQVENPVERNELYELMELPANHRNALYLYYYEGFSIREISVCMKVRENTVKSWMRRGREELRQLLGGEQYGE; encoded by the coding sequence ATGAGAATGTATGCGGATATGACATTTGAAGATGTAATGTGTACCTATGCGGATACCGTCACACGGCTTGCGCTGCTGCGCATGGGCAATAGACAGGATGCACAGGATATTTTTCAGAATGTCTTTTTAAAGCTGTACACGCAGAAGATGGAATTTCGGGATGCACAGCATATCAAGGCGTGGCTGATTCAGACCACGATACATACCTGCATTGATGAACAGCGAAAATTCTGGAGACGGCATCGGACACGTCTGGATGAAGCATTTTGCCAGGTGGAGAATCCTGTGGAACGAAACGAGCTGTACGAGCTGATGGAGCTTCCCGCAAACCATCGCAATGCGCTGTATCTGTATTATTATGAAGGCTTTTCCATACGGGAAATCAGTGTATGTATGAAGGTGCGGGAAAACACGGTGAAGTCCTGGATGAGACGCGGCAGGGAAGAGCTTCGCCAGCTGCTGGGAGGTGAACAGTATGGAGAATAA